In one Neobacillus sp. WH10 genomic region, the following are encoded:
- the metH gene encoding methionine synthase produces MPKTSFIDQLKKRILVMDGAMGTMLQQAELSPEDFGGEQYDGCNEYLNLTAPSVIANIHREYLDAGADIIETNTFGATSIVLDEYELGYKAYEINKIAAIIAVREAMKASTDEWPRYVAGSMGPTTKTLSVTGGTTFDALSAAYEEQAIGLIDGGVDLLLLETSQDMLNVKAGSVGIQNAFEKTGKILPLFISGTIEPMGTTLAGQTIESFYISIEHMNPVAVGLNCATGPEFMQDHIRSLAGLASTAVSCYPNAGLPDEEGHYHESPETLAKKLSDFAAHGWLNIVGGCCGTTPEHIKAIAEAMKEFQPREVQPASLHMVSGIEPFIYDDPTLRPIMVGERTNVIGSRKFKRLITEGKFEEASEIARAQVKGGAHVIDLCLADPDRDELVDMENFIKEVVKKIKVPLVIDSTDEKVIERALKYSQGKAIINSINLEDGEERFEAVVPLIHRYGAAVVVGTIDEEGMGVTAERKLEIARRSFDMLVNKYKLKPQDLIFDPLVFPVGTGDEQYIESAKATVEGIRLIKEHLPGVQTILGISNVSFGLPPVGREILNSVFLYHCTLAGLDYAIVNTEKLERFASISKEEVQLAESLLFETTDETLATFTEFYRGKKKESKATVPNMSLDERLAYYVVEGTKEGLLPDLELALETYPAPLDIINGPLMDGMKEVGRLFNDNQLIVAEVLQSAEVMKAAVSHLEPHMEKGDVSASKGKVILATVKGDVHDIGKNLVEIILSNNGYQVHDLGIKVTPTELVQAIREEKPDMVGLSGLLVKSAQQMVLTAQDMKEAGISLPILVGGAALSRKFTDTKISKEYDGLVLYAKDAMTGLALANQLQSPEEHQKLLADRAEKLAAIDLPKELPSRSSGSVAVKVKPAISTEVPVFTPLDTKRHVLKSYSLSHIEPYINMQMLVGHHLGVKGKIAKLLAERDEKAVKVKEVIDHLLADASANHWITPAAAYQFFPAQSDGNKIYIYDPENPDCIIETFDFPRQESAPHLCLADFLKSVDSGVKDYVGFFTVTAGRGIRERADQLKAEGRFLECHALQALALETAEGFAELIHRQMRDRWGFPDPLDFSMQDRFAAHYQGQRFSFGYPACPDLEDQKKLFKLIEPEEIGIQLTEGCMMEPEASVSAMVFAHPEARYFNVLR; encoded by the coding sequence ATGCCGAAAACATCATTTATTGATCAACTAAAAAAGCGTATCCTCGTCATGGACGGGGCAATGGGGACGATGCTCCAACAGGCAGAGCTTTCGCCTGAAGATTTTGGCGGCGAACAGTATGATGGCTGCAACGAATACCTAAATTTAACCGCTCCTTCAGTTATTGCAAACATTCACCGGGAATACTTAGATGCTGGCGCCGATATTATCGAAACCAATACGTTCGGAGCAACGAGTATTGTCCTTGATGAATATGAGTTAGGATATAAAGCCTATGAAATTAATAAAATTGCAGCGATAATTGCTGTCAGAGAAGCTATGAAGGCTTCAACCGATGAGTGGCCCCGCTATGTAGCAGGATCAATGGGACCGACAACGAAAACATTAAGTGTCACCGGCGGAACCACCTTTGACGCCCTATCTGCTGCTTACGAAGAACAAGCAATTGGTTTGATTGACGGCGGAGTTGATTTGCTCCTGCTTGAAACGAGTCAAGATATGCTGAATGTGAAAGCCGGCTCTGTCGGGATCCAAAATGCTTTTGAAAAAACAGGAAAAATACTGCCGTTGTTTATTTCGGGAACAATCGAGCCAATGGGGACAACACTTGCGGGACAAACGATTGAATCGTTTTATATTTCTATTGAGCATATGAACCCTGTAGCAGTCGGTCTGAACTGTGCAACCGGACCGGAATTTATGCAGGATCATATCCGATCGCTTGCAGGGCTTGCATCCACTGCAGTTAGCTGTTATCCGAATGCCGGCCTTCCAGATGAAGAAGGACACTATCATGAATCGCCCGAAACACTTGCGAAAAAACTTTCTGATTTTGCCGCCCATGGCTGGCTGAATATTGTCGGCGGGTGCTGTGGTACGACACCTGAACATATTAAGGCAATTGCTGAGGCGATGAAAGAGTTTCAGCCAAGGGAAGTCCAACCAGCGTCTCTTCATATGGTTTCTGGTATTGAACCTTTCATATACGACGATCCGACTTTAAGACCTATTATGGTTGGAGAACGAACGAATGTTATTGGTTCACGGAAATTCAAACGATTAATAACAGAGGGGAAATTTGAAGAAGCCTCGGAAATTGCCCGGGCCCAAGTTAAGGGCGGTGCGCATGTAATTGATCTTTGCCTTGCGGATCCGGACCGTGATGAGCTTGTAGATATGGAAAATTTCATCAAAGAAGTTGTCAAGAAAATCAAGGTTCCTCTTGTAATTGATTCAACAGATGAAAAAGTCATCGAAAGGGCACTGAAATATTCACAAGGAAAAGCGATTATCAATTCAATAAATCTCGAAGATGGTGAGGAACGGTTTGAAGCGGTAGTGCCATTGATTCACCGCTATGGTGCTGCAGTTGTCGTTGGCACCATCGATGAAGAAGGTATGGGTGTTACGGCTGAGCGAAAACTGGAAATTGCCAGGCGTTCCTTTGACATGTTAGTGAATAAATATAAGCTTAAACCACAAGATTTAATTTTTGACCCCTTAGTTTTTCCAGTGGGTACTGGTGATGAGCAATATATCGAGTCCGCAAAAGCGACCGTCGAAGGAATCAGGTTAATCAAGGAGCACCTTCCAGGGGTACAAACCATTCTTGGTATTAGTAATGTATCTTTCGGACTGCCGCCGGTTGGAAGAGAAATCTTGAATTCCGTGTTTCTCTATCATTGTACACTGGCAGGGCTTGATTATGCGATTGTCAATACCGAGAAATTGGAACGGTTTGCGTCGATTTCCAAGGAAGAAGTTCAACTAGCAGAGTCCCTTCTTTTTGAGACAACGGATGAGACACTTGCGACCTTTACTGAATTTTATCGGGGTAAAAAGAAAGAGTCAAAGGCAACGGTTCCAAATATGAGCTTGGATGAGCGGCTTGCTTATTATGTGGTTGAGGGTACAAAAGAAGGCTTACTGCCTGATTTAGAGCTTGCTCTTGAAACCTACCCAGCCCCGCTTGATATTATTAACGGCCCACTGATGGATGGAATGAAGGAAGTCGGACGCCTTTTCAATGACAACCAATTAATTGTCGCTGAAGTTCTGCAAAGTGCGGAAGTGATGAAGGCTGCAGTATCTCATTTAGAACCTCATATGGAAAAAGGTGATGTTTCCGCTTCTAAAGGAAAAGTTATTTTAGCAACTGTTAAAGGCGATGTTCATGACATTGGGAAAAACTTAGTGGAGATTATCCTGAGCAATAATGGCTATCAGGTGCACGACCTCGGGATAAAAGTGACACCTACCGAATTAGTTCAGGCCATTCGCGAGGAAAAACCTGATATGGTCGGGTTATCTGGCTTATTGGTGAAATCTGCGCAGCAGATGGTATTAACCGCTCAGGATATGAAGGAAGCGGGAATCTCCCTGCCAATCTTAGTTGGCGGTGCTGCACTATCCCGGAAATTTACGGATACGAAAATTTCGAAGGAATACGATGGCCTTGTTCTTTATGCAAAGGATGCGATGACAGGCTTAGCACTTGCCAATCAGCTGCAGTCCCCTGAGGAGCATCAAAAGCTGCTTGCTGATAGAGCAGAAAAACTGGCGGCAATCGATCTTCCAAAAGAATTACCAAGCCGGTCGAGTGGGTCTGTCGCGGTGAAGGTGAAGCCAGCCATTTCCACAGAGGTGCCTGTCTTTACCCCACTGGACACGAAAAGGCATGTGTTGAAATCCTATTCCCTTTCCCATATTGAACCTTATATTAATATGCAAATGCTGGTTGGTCACCATCTTGGTGTGAAGGGCAAAATTGCGAAATTACTAGCTGAGCGGGACGAAAAGGCGGTAAAAGTAAAAGAAGTCATTGACCATTTGTTAGCGGATGCCAGTGCAAATCATTGGATTACGCCAGCGGCGGCTTATCAGTTTTTCCCGGCACAATCGGATGGGAACAAGATTTATATCTATGACCCGGAAAATCCGGACTGTATTATTGAAACATTTGATTTTCCACGGCAAGAGTCTGCACCCCATCTTTGTTTAGCAGATTTTTTAAAGTCGGTTGATAGCGGTGTTAAAGATTATGTTGGCTTCTTCACCGTAACGGCTGGCAGAGGAATTCGCGAAAGAGCCGATCAATTGAAGGCTGAGGGACGCTTTCTTGAATGTCATGCTCTTCAGGCACTTGCATTAGAGACTGCGGAAGGTTTTGCCGAGTTGATTCACCGGCAAATGCGTGACCGCTGGGGATTCCCTGACCCGCTTGATTTTTCGATGCAGGATCGATTTGCCGCTCATTATCAAGGACAACGATTTTCGTTTGGTTATCCGGCCTGCCCTGATTTAGAGGACCAAAAGAAGCTGTTCAAGCTGATTGAACCGGAGGAAATTGGGATTCAGTTAACAGAGGGCTGTATGATGGAGCCTGAAGCATCTGTTTCTGCTATGGTGTTTGCCCATCCGGAAGCAAGGTATTTTAATGTGTTAAGATAA
- a CDS encoding MarR family transcriptional regulator, protein MISHELFHTLHQLSRLLTNKLNEALKPLGLYSAQWAVIFTLKKRGSLTQTELCDYLFVEAPPMTRTIQRLVKQGYVKQVPGKDKREKHVQLTDEAINEYPRWVRVVNEVNQGLLNNFPEASQEELLKLQNSWLQQIL, encoded by the coding sequence ATGATAAGCCACGAATTATTCCATACTCTTCATCAGCTTTCACGCCTTCTTACCAACAAACTCAATGAAGCTTTAAAGCCATTGGGACTATACAGTGCCCAGTGGGCCGTTATCTTTACTCTCAAAAAAAGAGGGTCACTTACGCAAACAGAACTTTGTGATTATTTATTTGTTGAAGCTCCGCCTATGACACGAACTATTCAACGGCTAGTAAAACAAGGATATGTGAAACAGGTTCCAGGGAAGGACAAACGGGAGAAACATGTTCAATTAACAGATGAAGCAATAAATGAATACCCAAGATGGGTAAGGGTCGTAAATGAAGTAAATCAGGGTTTGCTGAATAACTTTCCAGAGGCATCACAAGAAGAACTTTTAAAACTACAAAACAGCTGGTTACAGCAAATTTTATAA
- a CDS encoding MFS transporter, translating into MNKSKLWSKDFISVSLSNFFLFLTFYILLVTLPSYAMDELHSSSSVAGLMTTVFLLSAIVSRPLAGQWLESKGHKKVLLIALILFAGASLLYIFPKTITGFLIVRLLHGIGFGMATTAVGTIVADIIPASRRGEGMGYFVMSTNIAMVIGPFVGLFSIQQWGSQTLFILSVIVAICSLLTGLSVKVTKTEQPHEIKVSSSFSFRNLFEASAVPIAIVGSFMGIVYSALLSFVSIYATEIHLANVASLFFVVYAIVLLLSRPFTGKWLDQYGPNVISFPCIALFAIGMLVLSQSNGTFTFLLSAGMIGLGWGTLFPTFQTIAIQDAEPRKRGMATATFLSIYDTGIALGSFIVGIIAVKMDYSTLYFFCSFYILIGAALYYFLHMKKQRTSVKVENQRQAKMQEI; encoded by the coding sequence ATGAACAAATCAAAACTATGGAGCAAAGATTTTATCAGTGTTTCCTTAAGTAACTTTTTCCTATTTTTAACTTTTTATATCCTGCTCGTGACACTTCCATCCTACGCAATGGATGAATTGCATAGCAGTTCTTCAGTAGCGGGGCTTATGACAACGGTATTTTTGCTTTCTGCTATCGTTTCACGTCCGCTTGCCGGGCAATGGCTTGAAAGTAAAGGTCATAAAAAAGTATTGTTAATAGCACTTATTCTATTTGCCGGCGCTTCACTTCTATACATTTTCCCAAAAACAATCACAGGTTTTCTGATTGTTCGCCTGCTGCATGGGATTGGCTTTGGCATGGCCACGACGGCTGTGGGTACAATCGTAGCCGATATCATTCCAGCCTCACGTAGAGGTGAAGGAATGGGATATTTTGTTATGTCAACAAATATAGCAATGGTAATAGGCCCATTTGTTGGCTTGTTCTCCATCCAACAATGGGGATCCCAAACATTATTTATCCTTAGTGTCATTGTTGCAATTTGTTCCTTACTTACCGGGCTAAGTGTTAAGGTCACGAAAACAGAACAGCCTCATGAGATAAAGGTTTCTTCATCTTTTTCATTCCGAAACCTTTTCGAAGCTTCTGCCGTTCCCATCGCGATTGTAGGAAGCTTCATGGGAATTGTTTATTCTGCACTTCTTTCATTTGTGTCGATCTATGCAACTGAAATTCACTTGGCAAACGTTGCGAGTCTTTTCTTTGTTGTCTATGCCATTGTTTTATTACTTTCAAGGCCATTTACAGGAAAATGGCTCGATCAATATGGACCAAATGTAATCAGCTTTCCATGTATTGCTCTTTTTGCCATTGGGATGTTAGTATTAAGCCAAAGTAATGGGACATTCACATTCCTTCTTTCAGCAGGAATGATTGGCTTAGGATGGGGAACTTTATTTCCTACCTTCCAAACCATTGCCATTCAAGATGCCGAGCCTAGAAAAAGAGGCATGGCAACAGCTACTTTCCTATCTATCTATGATACGGGCATTGCACTAGGTTCTTTCATTGTTGGTATTATCGCGGTAAAAATGGATTATAGCACTCTATATTTCTTTTGTTCCTTCTATATTTTAATTGGGGCAGCACTTTATTACTTCCTTCATATGAAGAAGCAACGCACTTCAGTAAAAGTAGAAAATCAGCGGCAAGCAAAAATGCAAGAGATCTAA
- a CDS encoding oligopeptide/dipeptide ABC transporter ATP-binding protein, producing the protein MTTTNQKLIEVNNLKKYFPLKASIFTKNKPFVKAVDDVSFHIYKGETFGLVGESGCGKSTLGRTLNRLYEPTSGEILFDGKDIATLNNKELQPYRKRMQMIFQDPYSSLNPYMNVEEIIDEPLEIHTQLAKNERKDVIIDILNKVGLKKEDLDKFPYEFSGGQRQRIGIARALSINPDFVLCDEAISALDVSIQAQVINMLEDLQSEMKLTYLFVAHDLSMVRHISNRIGVMYLGQMVEISKSDELYDKPLHPYSQALLSAIPIPDPIKAQNSKREIISGELPSPIEMDRGCRFRSRCPFAKPICAEVTPQLKEIAGEHLVACHLYES; encoded by the coding sequence ATGACAACGACAAATCAAAAACTTATTGAAGTGAACAATTTAAAAAAATACTTCCCATTAAAAGCTTCGATATTTACAAAAAATAAACCTTTTGTTAAGGCTGTCGATGATGTATCCTTTCATATTTATAAAGGGGAAACGTTTGGTCTTGTTGGTGAATCTGGGTGCGGTAAATCCACACTAGGAAGGACACTGAATCGTTTGTACGAACCCACCTCGGGCGAGATACTATTTGATGGCAAGGATATTGCCACCCTAAACAATAAAGAACTTCAACCGTATCGAAAAAGAATGCAAATGATTTTCCAAGATCCCTATTCATCACTTAATCCATATATGAACGTTGAAGAAATCATTGATGAACCACTGGAGATTCACACACAACTCGCCAAAAATGAACGAAAAGATGTCATTATTGATATTTTGAATAAAGTCGGTCTGAAGAAGGAAGACTTGGACAAATTTCCGTATGAATTTAGCGGCGGACAGCGGCAAAGAATTGGCATTGCCAGGGCATTATCGATTAATCCTGATTTTGTGCTTTGTGATGAGGCGATATCGGCACTTGATGTATCGATTCAAGCACAAGTGATTAATATGTTAGAAGATTTACAGAGTGAGATGAAGCTTACTTATTTGTTCGTTGCCCATGACTTATCAATGGTCCGTCATATCTCTAATCGGATTGGTGTCATGTACCTCGGACAAATGGTTGAGATATCAAAGAGCGACGAACTATACGATAAACCGCTGCACCCATACTCGCAAGCTTTGTTGTCTGCGATTCCAATTCCAGACCCAATCAAAGCCCAAAATAGTAAACGCGAAATTATTTCAGGAGAGCTCCCTAGCCCAATAGAGATGGACAGGGGCTGTCGTTTCAGGTCTCGTTGTCCATTTGCAAAACCAATTTGTGCTGAAGTAACTCCGCAATTAAAGGAAATTGCTGGAGAGCATTTGGTCGCTTGCCATTTATATGAAAGTTAG
- a CDS encoding ABC transporter ATP-binding protein, translating to MENKTMLLDVKNLRTNFYNDKAKTEVIRGIDFTVQKGEILGIVGESGSGKSVMVKSILGIVPSNAKVEAGEIVLDGKHIENLSKKEKRAIRGREIAMIFQDPMTALNPLKRAGDHLVDLLTRIRGMNKKEATKEAVELLRLVGIPSPETRVKQYPHEFSGGMRQRVLIAMALACNPKLLIADEPTTALDVTIQAQILELIKKLQQENDMSVVFITHDLGVVATICSRILVMYAGMVMEEGLAHEIFYSPKHPYTKALLNSIPRVDGEKTRLKPIKGAAPSLQQINAGCPFAERCEFAMDKCFTNLPEYKSFSATQKSRCFLAGEGDRLDDNDKSKTY from the coding sequence ATGGAGAACAAAACGATGTTACTGGATGTAAAAAACCTCCGTACCAATTTTTATAATGATAAAGCAAAAACGGAAGTGATCCGCGGCATTGACTTTACCGTTCAAAAGGGTGAAATATTAGGGATTGTCGGTGAGTCAGGAAGCGGAAAAAGTGTCATGGTGAAATCGATACTTGGAATTGTTCCGAGTAATGCAAAAGTGGAAGCCGGAGAGATTGTTTTGGATGGAAAGCATATCGAAAACCTATCCAAAAAGGAAAAGAGGGCAATTAGAGGCCGGGAGATTGCGATGATTTTTCAAGATCCCATGACGGCCCTTAATCCATTAAAAAGAGCAGGCGATCATCTTGTTGATCTTTTAACAAGAATTAGAGGCATGAACAAGAAGGAAGCAACGAAAGAGGCGGTTGAACTGCTAAGATTGGTAGGAATTCCTTCTCCTGAAACAAGAGTAAAGCAATACCCTCATGAATTCAGCGGAGGGATGAGACAAAGAGTATTAATTGCGATGGCGCTGGCGTGCAATCCGAAGTTGTTGATTGCCGATGAACCAACAACCGCCCTTGATGTTACGATTCAGGCGCAAATTCTAGAATTAATAAAAAAACTGCAGCAGGAAAACGACATGTCAGTTGTGTTCATTACACATGACCTTGGAGTAGTAGCGACGATTTGCAGTCGGATTTTAGTGATGTACGCAGGAATGGTGATGGAAGAAGGATTGGCACATGAGATCTTTTATTCACCGAAACATCCATATACAAAGGCTTTATTGAATTCAATTCCAAGAGTGGACGGCGAAAAAACAAGATTAAAGCCAATAAAAGGTGCCGCCCCATCACTACAACAGATAAATGCAGGATGTCCATTTGCCGAACGGTGTGAATTTGCAATGGATAAATGTTTTACTAACTTACCGGAATACAAAAGCTTCTCAGCTACCCAGAAAAGTAGGTGCTTTTTAGCAGGGGAAGGAGACAGGCTAGATGACAACGACAAATCAAAAACTTATTGA
- a CDS encoding ABC transporter permease yields the protein MQQLKKEIKRNKTAAIALIFLMFIMLVSIFAFLSPYPPDKVDVMNGLQGPSAKHWFGTDELGRDYLTRALYGGRISLAVGILAMLISTCIGVLVGTISGYFGGKVDNFLMRTVDVISSIPWMILVTVVSIYLTPGLKAIVLVIGLFTWMSTARLVRAETLSIKEREYVLYAKSSGQSLKKVILKHVIPAVFPTFIVASTVSIANAILMESALSFLGLGIQQPLSSWGSMLQTAQGNLANAPYMAILPGLLIVLTVYSFNKLGDLLRAVVEPKTSGK from the coding sequence ATGCAGCAATTAAAAAAAGAAATTAAACGTAATAAAACGGCGGCCATTGCTCTCATTTTTTTAATGTTTATCATGTTAGTGTCGATTTTCGCCTTTTTGTCACCGTATCCGCCAGATAAGGTGGATGTCATGAATGGTCTCCAAGGCCCAAGTGCAAAGCATTGGTTTGGCACAGATGAGCTTGGAAGAGATTATCTAACCCGAGCATTATATGGAGGGCGGATCTCCCTCGCTGTAGGAATTTTAGCCATGCTTATTTCGACTTGTATTGGCGTGTTAGTGGGAACGATAAGCGGTTATTTCGGAGGAAAGGTTGACAATTTTTTAATGAGGACAGTTGATGTGATTTCCTCGATCCCATGGATGATCCTTGTGACGGTTGTCAGTATTTATCTTACCCCTGGTTTAAAGGCAATTGTGCTCGTTATCGGTCTTTTCACTTGGATGAGTACAGCTAGGTTAGTAAGGGCCGAAACACTTTCCATCAAAGAAAGAGAGTATGTTTTATATGCTAAATCCTCGGGCCAATCGCTGAAAAAAGTTATCTTGAAGCATGTTATTCCAGCCGTTTTTCCAACATTCATTGTTGCATCAACTGTTAGTATTGCCAATGCCATTTTAATGGAATCAGCTTTAAGTTTTCTTGGTCTGGGAATTCAGCAGCCATTATCTTCCTGGGGAAGTATGCTGCAGACTGCTCAAGGAAACTTAGCGAACGCCCCCTATATGGCGATTTTACCTGGACTTCTTATCGTCCTTACAGTTTATTCCTTTAATAAGCTTGGTGACTTGCTGAGGGCAGTGGTCGAGCCGAAAACAAGCGGGAAATAA
- a CDS encoding ABC transporter permease, translated as MLKYIFKRVLQAIPLLFIISIICFTLIQLAPYDAVDAMTTPNMSKETIELIKARNGLDQPAYIQYLYWVKGILGGEWGYSIVTHESITKDLSVRIPNTILLVLPAYLLALFLSIFLGLIAGANKGKWADKIIDGLSSFGIAIPSFWMAMILVFIFGYQLNIFPILGMHTIGNEDSFSDLLSHMVLPCTVLTLSFMPELVRYVRSSTIGQLSEDYVMVQQAYGAASSWILFQHVLRNVLLPIITIVGMSLPMLVTGAVVTETVFGWPGIGTYFVKAIQGFDYPVVMAIMLLSSSLVIIGNLASDLLYSIVDPRIKGMGE; from the coding sequence TTGTTAAAGTATATTTTTAAAAGGGTTTTACAGGCAATACCTTTGCTATTTATTATTTCGATTATTTGCTTTACACTCATTCAACTGGCTCCATACGATGCAGTGGATGCAATGACAACACCAAATATGTCAAAAGAAACAATAGAGTTAATAAAAGCAAGAAATGGATTGGATCAGCCTGCCTATATTCAATATCTTTATTGGGTTAAAGGGATCTTGGGCGGTGAATGGGGATATTCTATTGTGACACATGAAAGTATTACAAAGGATCTTTCAGTGAGAATACCAAATACCATTCTTCTGGTTCTACCTGCATACCTGCTTGCCTTATTTTTATCGATTTTTCTTGGCCTTATTGCTGGGGCAAATAAAGGAAAATGGGCAGATAAAATCATTGATGGCTTAAGTTCATTTGGGATTGCCATTCCTAGCTTTTGGATGGCGATGATTCTTGTGTTTATTTTTGGCTATCAATTAAATATATTTCCAATCCTTGGCATGCATACGATCGGAAATGAAGACTCGTTTTCTGATCTTCTTAGTCATATGGTCCTTCCGTGTACCGTCTTAACGCTTTCATTCATGCCGGAATTGGTTCGCTATGTACGATCATCTACAATTGGCCAGCTTTCTGAAGATTATGTGATGGTCCAACAGGCATACGGGGCAGCTTCTTCTTGGATTTTATTTCAGCATGTCCTAAGAAATGTTCTGCTGCCTATTATTACGATTGTCGGGATGAGTCTGCCGATGCTGGTAACAGGAGCTGTCGTAACAGAGACTGTTTTTGGCTGGCCGGGAATCGGTACTTATTTTGTTAAAGCCATTCAAGGATTTGATTATCCTGTTGTGATGGCAATTATGCTCCTTTCTTCAAGCCTAGTGATCATCGGCAATTTAGCATCTGATCTTTTATATAGCATCGTTGACCCGCGAATTAAGGGAATGGGGGAATAG
- a CDS encoding ABC transporter substrate-binding protein, giving the protein MRKNVTIFAALFLSMFLVLAGCSSKSTDKASSKNKTEGTNKPDTFIYGIDGDPGNAVNVITTGDRFGLMEIKTVYSPLYMYNGKDDIKYFLAESMTPSDDFLTYTAKLRKDVKWHDGQPFTADDVVFTYEQMLKEENGGWARSQLIFNNQPVKVEKVDDYTVKFTLPTVSMGAIEALGNIFIMPKHVYEGETNIANSPKNAAPVGTGPYKLKEYKAGESVTFEKNDDYFLGAPKISKVVYRIIMDANTATMALQKGEINALVVQPSDASKFKGNSNVTLKEYEEGRIGYLAFNLSSNSVQSKDVRKAIAYGLNRDEINIASYVSTDYSKPAYSFLPKKATYFTDDVEKHKFNTKKAKELLAKAGVSDLKLKLAFTANNPIQQKQAAVIQQNLKAAGISVELVGMDATALNQKMQSVHSDFDMYLGGYIMGIDPDTFNSLFVTNGEANYMYYSNPKVDELFNQGRVEKDDAKRKAIYEEIQKIVIDDAAFYPLMENKRILAIDSRIKGIDEAGLVPVYTFEDMSKLSY; this is encoded by the coding sequence ATGCGTAAAAATGTTACTATATTTGCAGCTCTTTTTTTAAGTATGTTTTTAGTACTTGCAGGCTGTTCTTCAAAATCAACGGACAAGGCAAGTTCCAAAAATAAAACTGAGGGAACGAATAAACCGGATACTTTTATTTATGGTATTGACGGAGATCCTGGAAACGCAGTTAACGTAATTACCACTGGTGACCGTTTTGGTTTAATGGAAATCAAAACAGTATACTCTCCATTATATATGTACAATGGGAAGGACGATATCAAGTACTTTTTAGCGGAAAGCATGACGCCATCTGACGATTTCTTAACTTATACAGCAAAATTAAGAAAAGACGTGAAGTGGCATGATGGCCAGCCGTTTACTGCCGATGATGTTGTTTTCACCTATGAGCAAATGTTAAAAGAAGAAAATGGCGGCTGGGCAAGAAGCCAGCTTATATTTAATAATCAGCCAGTTAAGGTTGAAAAAGTAGATGACTATACCGTGAAATTCACCCTTCCAACCGTTAGTATGGGTGCAATTGAGGCATTAGGTAACATCTTTATCATGCCAAAACATGTTTATGAAGGCGAAACGAATATTGCTAATAGCCCTAAAAATGCAGCGCCAGTTGGTACTGGACCATACAAGTTGAAAGAATACAAGGCTGGGGAAAGTGTTACATTTGAAAAGAATGATGATTATTTCCTAGGTGCCCCGAAAATTTCAAAGGTTGTTTACCGTATTATTATGGATGCAAATACTGCGACAATGGCACTTCAAAAGGGAGAAATCAATGCACTTGTGGTTCAGCCTTCAGATGCCAGCAAATTTAAAGGGAACTCTAATGTCACTTTAAAAGAATATGAAGAAGGACGAATCGGTTATTTAGCCTTTAACCTTAGCTCAAATTCTGTTCAGTCAAAAGATGTAAGAAAGGCCATTGCATATGGATTAAATCGTGATGAAATCAATATAGCAAGCTATGTATCAACTGATTATTCCAAACCTGCCTATTCTTTCTTGCCTAAAAAAGCAACATATTTCACAGATGATGTCGAAAAACATAAATTTAATACGAAAAAAGCTAAGGAGTTATTAGCCAAAGCAGGCGTGTCTGATTTAAAATTAAAACTTGCCTTTACTGCGAATAATCCAATCCAGCAAAAGCAAGCTGCTGTCATTCAGCAAAACCTAAAGGCAGCAGGCATATCGGTTGAACTAGTGGGAATGGATGCAACAGCATTAAACCAAAAAATGCAAAGCGTGCATTCTGATTTTGATATGTATCTTGGCGGATACATCATGGGAATTGATCCAGACACCTTTAATTCCTTATTTGTAACCAATGGTGAAGCAAACTACATGTATTATAGTAATCCAAAAGTGGATGAATTATTTAATCAAGGCCGTGTTGAGAAAGATGACGCAAAACGAAAAGCTATATATGAAGAAATTCAGAAGATTGTTATCGACGATGCCGCGTTCTATCCACTGATGGAAAACAAGCGTATTTTAGCGATTGATTCTAGAATCAAAGGTATTGATGAAGCGGGTTTAGTACCAGTTTATACGTTTGAGGATATGTCGAAGCTTTCTTATTAA